Within Nycticebus coucang isolate mNycCou1 chromosome 16, mNycCou1.pri, whole genome shotgun sequence, the genomic segment agctacttgggaggctgaggcaagagtattgcttaagcccaagagttggaagttactgtgagctatgacaccacagcactctaccgagggcgacatagtgagactgtctccaaaaacaaataaaataaagtaaaaagaaactgtTGATTGAATGAATTTAAGAGCTTCCTCAATTTGGCTTCAAACAAAATTTCTTCTTCCCTATCCTAACACACTTTTCACATTCTTCACGACTACCTTCTCCTACACGTGCCTTCTCATTTCCCCCACTTTCTGAATCTTCCACAGCCTTTCCATTCATTTCTGCTTTGGATTTTGATTACTTGCCTTCATTTACAATGCCTACTATAGGGTCATAAACTCTTAACGGTGCAGAAAGtgtcttccctctccctctatGGCTTAGCAGAAGGCTTCGACAACAGCGCTCAATAAAAGTTTACTAAATAATTAGGTTAATGAGCGCCCCCCTCCCACCACCTTTGCTGATACTAAAAACCTACCTTGAATATCTGCCGTGTTTCCCCTTTCCACAATATATTAACATACTCTAAACTAAAATTTCCCTTTTCTGACATCCAGCAATTCTTAGATCTTGATATCCTCAGCgtgcttagctggcctggtccaCCTTCCTACCCTGTGGCCTCAACGACGGCGGAGTCAGGACTTACTTAAACTCTGCCTTCTCGCCAACCACCGCGCAGAACTTCCTAATACCATCCAACCAGAGAAGGAAAGGACCTGGGGTTAAAAAAACTCTTGTATCTGGTTCAGGAAGGCACATCACCTCTGCATGCGATAGCAGTGAAAAGGACACTCTTCCCCTCATCACAATCACTGTGCTGAAGCAAAGCCCAGGAAAATGGTAGTCACCACTATTACTGCCGCTCAAACCTCTCTGCATTGGCCCGGTGCGGGGAGCGGCTGCAAGGGAACCGGGAAGCAAGGCTCAGATTTCTTTTCCTCCAGAGAAAGTGGCTTCAGTGATACGCACAAATTCTTCCAGCATCCATTCGCTGCCTCCCCCGCAGGAACTGGAGCCCCATTTGGCGTTTGGGGACACAAGCAGAATGGGGTACGACACAAAGACACAAGTGCAAAGCGTTTCTCGGCGTTCTGGCCCAGGGCCTTCCCCTCTCGCGGCCCGACCCCCCGTACCCGGAAGTGCTGGTCCCGGTACTGGCTCAGCTCCACGTAGGAGTCGCTGCGCAGCGCCTTCAGGAGGCCACCCGACATAATGCAGAGAGGTGGACAGGGACTCGGCGACTCCGGGAAAACGAGGCACCTATGGCGTCGGCGGAAGCGGAAACGCGCGGCGGCCAAAAGTGGGACTCGTCGTGCCCAATCCGAGCGTGGCAGTGTCGTCATCAGGCGGCGCGGGCGCCGACCTGGTCCGTCGTGGAGCGACGCCGATCGGAAGGTGAGAGCGGCGTGCTCCCGGTTCCCGGGCGCTGGGAGGAAGATGGTTCTCCGGCGGCTGCTGGCCGTTCTGCTACACAGCCCGCAGCTGGTGGAGCGTCTGGCCGAGTCGTGGCCCATCCGACGTGCGGCGCAGCTCACAGCCTTCGCCCTGCTGCAGGCCCAGCTACGCGGCCAGGACGCAGCCCGCCGCCTGCGGGATCTCGCGGCTGGGCCTGCAGGGTCCTTGGGCCGCCGCGCTGAGCGATTCAAGGACACCTTCACCCACGAGCTACGCCGCGGCCTTCGGGACCGCCCGGGGTCACCGCCAGGTAACCAGAGGGGCCCGGGTGCTAGCACTTAACCCCTGCCTGGGTTGGGTCGAGGTCGCTTACTTTTCCTTTTGGGCTCTACACCGGCCTCGGCGTTAAAGAATCATCCAGAGCAGTGAGCACGGCTTCGAATCCCGAATCGGATTGTTGGCCTGCGGACGTCCCATGCGTAAGAACTTAGGCTAAAACGACATCCCGGTTGAAGTCCTGTGATTGGACAGCGCACAGTGTGGAGAAAGACCCCGAAGCCTGACAGAGGTATAGACTGGACTTGGACACAGCAGGTACCGAGAACCACAGAACGAACCACAGCCAGAGAGAGAGCCTTCCCTCCGCAAATGGGACTAAAACTCTTAGTGGATGCAGCTGCAGCTGCGGTGCTGTCGCAGGACAATTAACTCCAGGGAAGGTCATGGATAGAGAGAAGCCTGCAGCTGCCCAAATCCTCTGATTAAATATGTGAGCTAAGAAGCATGAGTGTGGTACTTCTCAGACAAGATGGATACTGGGGGCTATAAGCAATAATGGCAATAATAGTTGACACATACTGAGTGCTTATACTGTGCTGGTACTTAATCATTGCACTCTATGGTAGTGCCTCTGATTTATTACAACCACATTCATAGAAGGAGGTGAACTACTTCTTAAGTTGTCCAAAGCCTTACGAGTGGGATGTGAGCAGAGTCATTTGACTCCAGGGCATAAGTCACAGCTCTTTGCGACATTTACACTGATGCTCAATGCCTGTCTTCCCCCAGCATCACCACCAGGCGGTAAGAGTACTGCTTACCACGGGACAAGCTACCCAGATTCCTATTCCCCATTTTAGAGGTCCTACGATGCAAACCAATATTATGGTCTAACGAATGGACCCTTGATTAAAGAGCCCATTATAAACAGAAATTTGATCCTCCTAGCTCAATTTCTGATCATTTCTAATTAGGCTACAAGGTTAATCATGCACTCTAGGAAGCTTGAAGCCATAGGAAAAGCTTTTGGGCTGGTAACCAGATACTGAGCATTGTGTGTTCTCGGTTCCCACTGGGGTAGGATGAGACGGCCTAAGACCCACAGCACTACTGAGAAGATAGAACATCTGGCCTCCCTAATCTGGGAGAAAGattctttttggggggtgggggtgggaaatgATTCTTAAGGGCAGGTGCAGGAATGACTGGAGAATTTCCCACCATTTCTTAGGTACAGGAGAAGAGAAGGGGGAGAAAATCTCCAGAATGATTTGTATGGGTAATAAACACTGAGGCAGTTGGCACCAAAATGCCATTGAGTACACTGCCCCTTCCACTTCCATGCTTAAAGTGCTTACTAAGAGATGTGCCTGTTGAGCCAGGGACATAATGTTGTGGACTCCCAAGAATGACATAGTGTTAGGTGGCAGGCTGCTCAGAGAGGTGTTGTACAGATTGGGAAATGGGCTGAGTAGAAGTGTTTTTCTCAAGATTACACACTAAGTGGTGACAGACCAGTGACCAGAACTTGGGTCCCCTGAGTAGAGACCCAAGTAGAGAACCACTTGTTCTCTACTTTGCCACACTGCTTTCCATGTATCTGGAAGGTCAGATTGGCCTTAGAAAGCCCAAGGGTTGTCATGATAGTAAGAAGTAAGGCACCATGAAAAGTTTGGGAGAGGTCATTTAAGGATGTCATTAGCAGCTCATTGTCTTTTTTCATAACCAGGCgctattatatatttaaaacatcacAGTGGCTGGAAGGAATAGGGCAGGAATAGACATTAGTTGCCATTGGTTACATCAGGGTCCTTTGGGGACCTTGAATTTGGGACTGTGACAGGTCAGATCTTTGGTCTCTTAGGGAAGAGTGCCAGTTCACACAGAAGGCAGAACAGCCAATAGCTGTCCCCAGGAGAGGCAGCAGTGGGAATTCCAAAGGAGAACCACAGCCCTGTCCTGGTATCCAGCCCAGCTGCCCAAGTAGAAAATGGAGTGACACTTTCTGTGGCTGGATCTCAGGCAGTGGCTGCTCTGTCATAACTCTGTCATACTGTCAGGCTTCAGCCCCCAGCTCCATGATATGAAGACTGAGATGGTCTCTCCAAGCCCCATTCAGCAGGGAAGACAGGGCTGGTGGATCCTCCAGGGTCAAATGAGGAAACATGAGAGTCTCATTCTTGAGGTGGATGCTGCACCTCTCCACAGCATGCCTGGTGGTGCCAGGGGTCACCACAAAGAGGCGGCAGAGCCACGGCCCACCAGCCGCTTGGCAGGCTGGTTGTCTGGAGAAGCTTTTCAGTGATTGGCACAAGACCCAGTCTTCTGTCCCACCCATGTCCACCACCTCTACTGGTGACCCCAGgcctgggaggtggaggaggtgcCGGGGGGGCATGTAGGTGTGGGTAAAGAGGAGTGTGTAGTGGGTGGGGGTGCTTGGGAGCACAGGGGTGTGGACCACCTGCTCCAGGTACTCCAGGCCGGGAACCAGCCCCCCCTGATGCAGGCAGCCAAAGAAGAAGGCACCCAGGGCATTGAAGAGAAACAGGGTGCCCTTCCAGGGCACAGGCCGGGTCCGTGGACTGCAAAGCAGGACTAAGGGAACCAGGAGGGGGATTAGGAACCGAGGTTCCTGGTGGCAAAAGGCAGACAGCAAGGCCAAGGGCATGAAGTAAAGGAGAAGGAGGTAAGATCTGGTGCTTGGCCAGGCACCCAGCGCCCTCTGGAAGCCCATTTGTGCAAAGGTCTGGCGGCAGACCTGGAGCTGTTGCCAGGCAGCCTGCAAGGCCTGGGCATGCAACACCCCAAAGAGCAGAAAGCCATTGACTGCCAGGTGAGTGAGCCGCACATGGGTGCCATGCCGGGCCAGGTTTTGGGGATCAAGGTTGTAGTATAAGAAGTTGACAGGGGTAAGAACAAGGGTACTGGATTGAGAGGGGCTGGAGAAGTACCAGCTGTCCGTGGCTATAAACACTGCTGCTGTGAGGGCTGCCCCAGGGAAGAGTGTCAGGGCCTCTCTGGCTAGGGGCTTGAAACCAGGGTTTGTGGCTCCATGAGTGCCCCAGAGGAAAAGGGGGACAAGAGCAAAGGCCAGAAAGGTGGGCCGGTTGAAGAAGCCAGCAGCCACGATGCCCCCAAGAAGCCAGCTGTGCCACCATGGACCTGGAGCAGACTTCTTAAGTGTGGGGCTCCTGATAATACGGGGGGACACAAGCACCAGCAGCCATGCAAAGAGCAGCCCCTCAATGTTGTTGGAGAAGGTCCTCGTGTAGAAGACCAGGGTGACGTAGGACCCAGAGAGCAGGACCAGAGCATTCCAGCGATTCGCCCCCCACAGTGGGGCCAGGTGGTACACAGCCCCATCTAGGGCAAAGGAGAAGGCAGTGAGGAGGAGCCGGGGGCCCACCAGCAGTACGTAGCCACTCACCAGGCCAGGCCATGGCCCCAGCTCTTCCCAGAGCCTGAGCAGCCAGAAGGTAGAGCCAGAGGTCAGTAGAGGGAAGACCACCGTGCGGCAGGAGCTGCTGGGGTAAAACTCCCAAGGCCGGGTGGCCTGCACACCCAGGATGTCCTCtgcagagagagaggcagaggtgaGCTGATTCCAAACTTAGGGATGAGATGGGCAAAATTCTAAGATGGTACCCAAGATTTCCCACTCCCTGGTGCACACACCCTGCGTAATCCCTGGACTGGGCACAGGACAGATTTTACTGCTGTGATTAGGTTATGTTATATGGGAGCCTGGCCGTAAAGTGAAAGGACTATTGAGTGGGCCTGACCTGGTACTGAAGCCCtttaaaagcagatttttctCCTAGTGAAAGCAGAAGAGGCAGAGATTCAAAGCAGGAGGAGGATGCGATGTCCACTGCTGGCTTAAAAGATGCAAGGGGACACTGGCCAGGAATGTGGGTGGCCTGTAGAAGCTGATAGCAAGAAAATGGGGACTTTAATCTCATAGCTGAAATGACTAAATTCTGCTAGAATTAGAGAGCTTCCAGCCTTGCCCATACCTTGATTTCAAACTCATGACACCCTGAGCAGCGAGTCCATGCAGGACTTTTGATCTGCGGAACTACAAACTCACAGATGGGTGCAGTCCGAGGCTGCCAGGTTGGATGATTCTTGATGTAGCAATAGGAGCAAATATGGGGAAGCTCAAGGTGATGCCCCACCTTGTGAAGGGGGTGGAAGGAACATGCCTGAGAGATGGGCTGACAATGTCCCCTGGAAAAGGGTTGTGAATGAAGAGGCTTTATTCCTCTTCTCAGAGTTCTAAGCTCTCACCAGTCAGAAACTCATCTCTGTGATTGTTCTCCAGGAAAGGGGATGTGACAGTGGAGGGGGTGAGCCATCAGGATTATTGTCAAAGGAGATTTTGTGTGTGATACCCTAAATTTTTTATAAGAAGAATATATCCAACTTGTACTtctaccattaaaaaaataaattgggtgcagtggctcttgcctgtggtcccagctattcagagggctgaggcaggaagatctcttgaacctaggagtttgagaccagcctgggcaatatagtgagacctcatctctaaaaatttaaataatttaaaaaggtaaaaaaaacaaaaaaaccccaaaacaacctTGTTGTCTGGTCTGTGACTCTGCATCCCAATGCCCCCAAAACCTGAGAGGTGGGGGTGAGAGTTCAAACTCTTAATTTCTGCAGCTCCACTCCAACGCCCCTTGTCCACAGCATTTCAGGCTAGATAACCTTGCTGGTTGTTTAGAGCTGCTTATGTGGCCTGGGGATCATTCAGGCTCATTGCTTCTGCTATTTACTCCTCCAGCATTTTATGTATCGATGTCAGATGGTAAAAGGGGAACAGAAAATCTAGGATCAGATCAATCTGGCTGCTCTTTACTGGCTCAggttttggttattattattactgtttgttatttagagacaaggtcttgctctgctgctggggctaaagtgcagtggtgtcatcagagctcactgcagcctcaaactcctgagctcacgagaTTCTGCCACCTTAGCCTctggagctggaactacagtcgcATACCATGACACAtcactaatattttttattttattttacatatgtgtgtgtatatatgtatatatatatatatttttttttttttgagacagagcctcaagctgtcgcccttggtagagtgctgtggcttcacacctcacagcaactttcaactcctgggctcaagcgattctcctgcctcagcctcccaagtagctgggactataggcgcctgccacaacacccggctatttttggttgcagccgtcattgtttggcgggcctgggctggatttgaacccgccagctcaggtgtatgtggctggcgccttagcctcttaagccacaggtgccaagcctttatatttatttttgagacagagtctcactctgtgccttgggtagagtaccatggtgtcacagcaacatcaaaatcttGGACTTgaacaatcctctggcctcagcctctcaagtagctgggactgcaggtgcctgcaacaatgcctggctagttttctattgttagtagaaattgggtctcgctcttgctcaggcttgtctggaactcctgagctcaaatgatgcacctgccccagcttcccagagtactaggattatagacctgagccactgtgctcagcctaattttttaaacagtttttttagagatgagatcttgctgtatttcccagtctggtctcaaactcctggccacaagtaaTCTTCCCATCCCAACCTGCCAAAGTGTTAGGAGTATAGGCAGGAGGCATTGTGTATGGCCTGGATCGGGCTTTAAAAATATGTGGGAAAGAATCCTGAaccttttaacttaaaaaaaaaaacaatccactTATTAAGCAAAGGTAGCTGTATGTCTGCCCATTATCTAGTCCTTATTCTTCCTTAGTCTCTCTAGCGGGGCACTTGGTCAGgtataaaaagaatatttcccatcttttttttttttttttcagctaggGGTGGTTATGATACACTCCaaccaataaaatataaatgggtCAAAAGTATGTGACTTCACAAATATGACTTAAAGAGAGTAAGTATGCCCATCTCTTCTGTCAGCTGGAAAACCTATTTTTGGACTTGATAGCTGGCACTCAAGCAGCCACCTTGAACCATGAAGAAGAAGCCATAAGCCCACAGCATCTGAAAAGCCTCAAGGCCCCTGGCAGCCATCCTCATGGCGTGCCCTATACCACCTAGCAGAGAAGCTCTAACAAGCAGAGATCATAGATCTGTATTCCCTCACATGAACCTACAGAAGAAATGTTTCATTACCTCAGCTCACAGTCCTGTGTACGCTTTCCTGACTCCCAGGGAAGCCCAACTCTAAAATTGTTCCAACGAGAGGTCCAACACAACTTTCATTCTAAATGAGCTGTGCTATTTAAGAAGGAAAACATCAAAGAGGTATGAGGATCATTCTGAAGGTCAGGAAGGAGAAGTGAAGTCCCACTTCTAAGTTCTTAACCCAGAGGGCCTTCTGCCACTTTGCTTGTGGATTTGCAGCTCATCTGTACAGATATGCTTCTCCCTCTCCACAAAGTAGCCCACCAGAGCCTCAGCCAGACTCTGCTGCAACTTCATCTTAACTACACATGGGAGCTTTACCTGCCATCACCTCAGGTGACTGGAAGAACTCATCTGGGTGCACGTAGCCTGTCTGCGGAaggagacaccacagcactcggAGCAGGCTGAGGCTGCCCCAAAGCACCCTGGCTGCCATCTTCAGATCAAATTGTTGCCAAAACTCCAGGCTGAGAGCCTGGAATGACTTCCCAGCTGCTGCAGATGCTACTCTGGATCCACAGCTCGGCATCTGTTGGAGGTAACATT encodes:
- the NCBP2AS2 gene encoding protein NCBP2AS2 isoform X2; translation: MVLRRLLAVLLHSPQLVERLAESWPIRRAAQLTAFALLQAQLRGQDAARRLRDLAAGPAGSLGRRAERFKDTFTHELRRGLRDRPGSPPESSRAVSTASNPESDCWPADVPCVRT
- the NCBP2AS2 gene encoding protein NCBP2AS2 isoform X1, encoding MVLRRLLAVLLHSPQLVERLAESWPIRRAAQLTAFALLQAQLRGQDAARRLRDLAAGPAGSLGRRAERFKDTFTHELRRGLRDRPGSPPEPQAVALGRVLWLHTSQQLSTPGLKRFSCLSLPSSWDYRRLPQHPAIFGCSRHCLAGLGWI